AGCCAGCCGAACGAGATGACGCATGACCTGGCGCGCGACGCGGCCAGCGCGAGGATCGCGCTGAGCGTGCGTGACGACTACCGCATCCAGCAGGCGACCATGCACCTGACGCTGGCGCGCGGCAGCGGCGAGAACATCAAGTTCAGCGACCGCGAGCTGCCGCTGCCGGTTTCAAACGATCCGCGCAAGCGCGACTGGGCCAAGGACTGGCCGCTGGCGGAACTGGGCATGCAGCCGGGCGACGAGCTGTACTTCTTCATCCGCGCCAGCGACAACGCCTTCAAACCGCACACGGTGCAATCGGCCACCTACACGCTGCGCCTGCCGGCGCCACCCTCCGACAAGGACGAGGACAGCGCCGCGCTGCCGATGATGGTCAAGCCGGAGAGTCTGCGCAGCCAGCGCCAGATCATCATCGACACCGAGCAGCTGGTCGCCGACCTGCGCAACAAGAAGCTGCCCGAAGCGGAAGCGCGCGAACGCAGCGAGCGCATCGCCGACGACGAGGCTGTGCTGCGCCGCCGCTACGGCCAGTTCCTGGGCGAGGAGTCGACCCTGTTCGGCAAGGACGACGACCACGACGAGCCTGCACACGGCAAGGACAAGGACGACGTGCTGCACCAGTTCGGCCACGCCCACGACCAGCCCGAGAACGCGACGCTGTTCGACGACGCCACCAAGAAGGTGCTGCGCCGCGCGCTCGCCGCGATGTGGGACGCCGAAAAATCCCTGCGCGCGATCCAGCCGAAGAGCGCGCTGCCGCCCGAGAACACGGCGCTGGTCGCGATCAAGGAACTGCAGCAGTCCGAGCGCATCTACCTGCACAAGACCTCGTCCGAGATCCCGCCTATCAAGGAAGACAAGCGCCTGAGCGGCGACATGGCCGGCAGCGCCAGCTTCAAGCGCGCGCAGGGCGAGGCCAACGATCCGGTACCGGCCGACTTGCGCGCGCTGGTGCGCTCGCTCGGCACCGACGGCCCGCTGCCGGCGCTGTGGACCCGCACCGCGCACGACTGGGTGCGCGAGCGCGTCAAGGACGACGAGCAGCGCCTGAACGCCCAGCGCGCGATCCAGGACGTGGCCGACGGCTGCCTGGCGTGCCGCCCGGTGCTGCGCGCCTGGCTGCGCGGCGGCGTCGATAACGCGCCGGTGCTGCTGCAGGCGCGCCCGGACGTGCAGACGCGGTTCGGGCGCGCGCTTGCGGGAGGGCAGCGATGAACTGGCTGGAACCGCAATGGCTGATCCTGATCGGGGCCGTCGCCGGCGCGGTCAGTGCCCTGATCTACCTGCGCCGCCGGCGCTGGATCGAGGCGCTGCTGGTGCTCGTGGCCGGCGCAGCGCTGGCCGGCGCCACGGGTGGTTTGACCTTGCCGGGCGAGGCGGGCGGCGCCTTGACGGTGTCGGCGGCGCATCCGCCGGTCAATCTCGACGGCGTGCGCAGCCTGCTGGTCAAGGATGACGGCCTGCGCCAGGCCGAGTGGGACGACCTGCCGGCGCGGCCGCTGGCCTGGACCGCGCCTACCACGCCGGCGATCAGCCTCGACTTCCCGCGCGAACTGGCGCTGGGCCGCATCTTCGCGCTCACCGCGCACCGCTCCTGGAAGGCGCCCGGCCGCCTGCAGCTGCTGGCCGAAAACGGCCAGGTGCTGGCGGAAGCCAAGGGCGACGGCGACCTGACCGTGCAATGGCTGCCGCCGCTGGCCGAAGACCTGGTCTTGCAAGCGCGCCTGCTCGATGCCGACGGCAAGCCGGTCGACCGGGGACCGGTCCCGGTGCGCGTGCGCGAGCCGCTGCCGCTGCAGGTGCGCGGCCGTTTCAACGCCCCGTCGTTCGACCTGCGCACGCTCGACGAACTGCTCGCCAACAGCAACGCGGCCATCGACTGGCAGATCGAACTGGGCAAGAACCTGCGGCGCGCCGAGACCGCGCGCGACCCGATTCAAACGCCCGACCTGGAGATCGTCGACGCGGCCTGGTTCGAGCATGCGCCGGCCGGCGAGCGTGCCGCCCTGCTGGCGCGCGTGGCTGCCGGGGGACGCCTGCTGGTGCTGGGCGCGAACGCGCAGGACGCCGGCGCCTGGAGCCGCAGCGTGGCGCTGGCGCTGGCCCCACAGCCGGCCAACAAGACCATCGAAGGCGCGCTGCCGATGACCGTGGCCGGCCTGGCCCCGAACGCTGCGCAGGCAGGCGAGTGGCAGGGCGAAAGCGGCCTGGAGACACGCGGCCTGTGGACGCGCGACTGGCAGCAGGGCCGCATCGGCTGGCTGGCCGTGGGCGACTGGCACCGCCACGCGATCGAGCAGCCGCGCGCGCTGGCGCTGTGGTGGCAGAGCGTGCTGGACCGCCTGCAAGTGCGGCGCAGCCGCGACATCGCCTGGCTCGAGCCCGAAGAAATGCCGCTGCCCGGACAACGGCTGGCCGTGTGTGCGCGCGGCGATGCGCTGGCGGCATCGCCCGGCGTGGTGTTCCCGGCCTTGACACAGACCCTGGCCTGGCAGCGTCGTGCGGACCACGTCGACGCCGCCTGCGCCGCCGTCTGGCCGCAGCGCAGCGGCTGGCTGCGGATGCAGGCACAAGGCGCCAGGCCGGTCGAAGGCGCCGTTTACGTGTACGCCGACAAGGACTGGCCGCTGTGGCAGCGCCGCGAACGCCGCGCCGCCACCGCCCGCTACGCCGCGCGTGCGGCGGTCGCACCCGCTACCGGCACGCGGCCGCTGCCGGCCTGGCCGTTCGGCGTGGTGTTCGCGCTGGCCATGCTCGGCCTCTGGTGGCGCGAACGCCGCTAAGAGGGTGTAGACAAAATCAATAACGTAGCTGTGGCATGCTATCCCGATGTGGAAGGAGCATGCCATGGCAACGAAACATCCACTCGACGGTACTGAGCCCTCAAGCAACGTTGGCGGCAGGCCGCCGGCGTTGAAGCCTGAGCATATCGCGATTTTGCACGACATCGTGACGGAGCGCGCCCAAGCCAGTTTGCATGAAATCGCCGACGAGCTGCATCGCCGCTGTGGGTTACGCGTTTGCGATGCAACGATTCGACGCGTGCTGCGTGCGCAAGGCATCGTACGGCTCAAGCCAGCGCGCCGCGCGCATACGGAGCGAGCTGAGGGCGCCAAACGGTATGGCTACACGGCAGTGCACCGACGCAAGGATATTTCCCCATACAGCACCAATCTGACAGATGCCGAGTGGGAGCTGGTCGCTGATTTGTTCGAGCGATTACCAGGAAAACGAGGCACGCCTGTGCATTACAGCCGCCGCGATCTGGTAAATGCGTGCTCGTATGTACTGCGCACGGGTTGCGCCTGGCGGCTGTTACCCGAGACGTTTCCACCTTGGCAGGCGGTCTACAAGGCATTTTCGCGCTGGGTCGAAGCCGGCGTATTCGAGCAGATGCAGGACCGGCTGCGCGAACAATGGCGTGCACGAATGGGACGCGCGAGTACGCCGGCCGCAGCAGTGATCGATGCACAGTCCACTCGCGCGTCGCCACAAGGTGGCGAAAGCGGATTCGATGCAGGCAAGAAGGTCAAAGGACGAAAGCGCAATCTCGTCGTCGATACAATGGGGCTGCTCATCGCAGTCACGGTGACCGCCGCGAGCGTGCAGGACCGAGATGCTGCCGCAGCCGTGGTTGCGCAAGCGTGCGCCAAGAGCCCTCGGCTCGAAAAGCTTTACACCGACGGCGCGTACGGTGGGAAGTGCGCCCATGATATCGAGCAGGCGCATCATATTCGTGTCGAAGTCGTTCGTCGTCCAGGTAACAGCACGATCGGAACGCTGCACGATCCCAAGACGACATCTGAGCCAACTGCTGTTATCAACTCAGGATTCACGATCCTGCCCAAACGCTGGGTCGTTGAACGAACCCACGCTTGGACCGAACGCTGGCGCCGCACAGTGATGCATCACGACCGCAAACTCGCGGTATCAGCGGCTTGGGTTTGGCTGGCCGAGGCACGTATGCTACTCAGCAGGCTCGCTTATCAAGGTTGATTTCGTCCACACCCTGTAAGAGCGCCTGACAAAAGCCCCCATGGCTGCGTTGCATCGGCTCGCCGTACTAGCTCCAAAGCCGAAGATGGTCGGCAGGGAAGAGCGGAACGTGAGATGATCGGCGACATTCCATTTCACGCGTCCATGCCATGAACCAGCCGACCGCATCGCCTGAAGTCTCGTCGACGCCGACCGGGGCCCTGCGCCGCCCCGACGGGCGCTTCCGCAACGTGATCCCGCGCCAACCCATGGGTCTGAAGAAGACGCTTGGCCTCATGCGGCGCATGTTCTTCGACAAGCCCAAGACCACGGTGCCGGACCGCCCGCTGCCGCTGCATGCATTGACCCGCGCCGAACTCGAGGCGGCGCCGGACGCCAGCCTGTGGCGCCTCGGCCATTCGACCATGCTGCTCAAGCTGGACGGACGCTTCTGGCTGACCGACCCGGTGTTCTCGGAATATGCGTCGCCGTTCCAGTTCATCGGACCGAAGCGCTTCCATGCGCCGCCGATCGCCATCGAGGATCTGCCGCCGCTGGCCGGCGTGATCCTGTCGCACGACCATTACGACCACCTCGACCACGCCAGCATCCTGCGCCTGAAGGACAGGGCGCAGGTGTTCGTCACGCCGCTGGGCGTCGGCGACCGTCTGATCGGCTGGGGCGTCGATGCGAATAAAGTGCGCCAGCTCGACTGGTGGCAGTCGACCGAAGCCGGCGGCCTGCGCCTGACCGCCGGCCCGGCGCGCCATTTCTCCGGCCGCACCCCGCGCGACGAGGACACCACGCTGTGGGTGTCGTGGATCATCCACGCGCGCAGTGCGGACACCACGCTGAACATCTTCTTCAGCGGCGATACCGGCTACCACGCCGGCTTCAAGGAAGTCGGCGAGCGCTACGGCCCGTTCGACGTCACGCTGATCGAGAACGGCGCCTATAACACCGATTGGCCCGAGGTCCACATGCAGCCCGAGGAAACGCTGCAGGCCCACCTCGACGTGCGCGGCCGCTGGCTGGTGCCGATCCACAACGGCACCTTCGACCTGGCTTTCCATCCCTGGTACGAGCCTTTCGAGCGCATCGCGGCGCTGGCGCACACGCAGGGCGTCGAGCTGGCCACGCCGATGATGGGCGAGCGCTTGTCGCTGGCGCAGCCGCAGGCCGGCGGCGCGTGGTGGCGCCAGGCGATGCCGGCGCACAGCGCGCCCTGAGCCTGCGCCTCATGCCGACAAGGCGCTGACCACCAGGCGCCGCTTGCCGTTCGGCGCCAGCGGGATGTCGCTTTCCTCCTGCAGCGAGATGTCGAAGAAGCCGCCCCAGCGGCGCTGCTGGGCCTCGAGCAGGAAGGCGCGCTGTTCCGGCGCCAGGCGCCCGTGGCGCCCCACCACCGCCAGTATGATCTCGCCGGGGCGGCGCTGGCGCACCTGGTACAGGCGCACGAAGTCCCAGGTGGCCTCGTCGATGCTGATTGCCAGGCCGGGCACGCGGCGGCCGTTGCGGTCGACCAGGAATTCGTGGCCGCGTCCGTCGATCGCGGCGCAGCGGCCGTTGGCGTCGATGCGGCCGTAGTCGCCGGTGCGGTAGCGGATCAGTGGCATCACGTCGTTCCACAGCGAGGTGCCGACGATCTCGCAGCGCTCGCCCTCCATGCGGTTTTCGCTCCAGCCGTACAGTGGCTGGAAGCGGTAGTTCATGGTGCCGTGCTGGTTGTGGTCGGCGAAGGCCAGGTTGGTGCGCTCGGACAGGCCGTAGTTGAGCGAGATCGGGCAGCCGAACAGGCGCTCGATCGCCGCCAGCTGGCCAGGGGTCGCCGGTTCCGAAGCCAGCAGCACGGCGCGCACGCCCATCGTCGGCGGATCGGCGGCCAGCAGCTCGGCCAGGGTCGCGGCCGAACTCGGGTAGGCGTGGACGTAGCGCGGCCGGAAGCGTTCGATCGCCGCCGCGATCGCGGCCCGGTGCCCGGCATGGATGTGGTAG
This genomic stretch from Massilia sp. 9096 harbors:
- a CDS encoding IS5 family transposase; the protein is MATKHPLDGTEPSSNVGGRPPALKPEHIAILHDIVTERAQASLHEIADELHRRCGLRVCDATIRRVLRAQGIVRLKPARRAHTERAEGAKRYGYTAVHRRKDISPYSTNLTDAEWELVADLFERLPGKRGTPVHYSRRDLVNACSYVLRTGCAWRLLPETFPPWQAVYKAFSRWVEAGVFEQMQDRLREQWRARMGRASTPAAAVIDAQSTRASPQGGESGFDAGKKVKGRKRNLVVDTMGLLIAVTVTAASVQDRDAAAAVVAQACAKSPRLEKLYTDGAYGGKCAHDIEQAHHIRVEVVRRPGNSTIGTLHDPKTTSEPTAVINSGFTILPKRWVVERTHAWTERWRRTVMHHDRKLAVSAAWVWLAEARMLLSRLAYQG
- a CDS encoding MBL fold metallo-hydrolase; translation: MNQPTASPEVSSTPTGALRRPDGRFRNVIPRQPMGLKKTLGLMRRMFFDKPKTTVPDRPLPLHALTRAELEAAPDASLWRLGHSTMLLKLDGRFWLTDPVFSEYASPFQFIGPKRFHAPPIAIEDLPPLAGVILSHDHYDHLDHASILRLKDRAQVFVTPLGVGDRLIGWGVDANKVRQLDWWQSTEAGGLRLTAGPARHFSGRTPRDEDTTLWVSWIIHARSADTTLNIFFSGDTGYHAGFKEVGERYGPFDVTLIENGAYNTDWPEVHMQPEETLQAHLDVRGRWLVPIHNGTFDLAFHPWYEPFERIAALAHTQGVELATPMMGERLSLAQPQAGGAWWRQAMPAHSAP